A stretch of the Ostrea edulis chromosome 9, xbOstEdul1.1, whole genome shotgun sequence genome encodes the following:
- the LOC125658786 gene encoding uncharacterized protein LOC125658786 codes for MSLENRIIHAVLDKHEGFLRRHLVLSSAAIDKLRQRVIITNSTRDRLVKVSPDIQITLLMDILRRRGIRTLAKFLSILKESLDGWIADKILCTDLRFLGGYIPADDRTLADYIIRVCGPPTPEPEVEPKEDPPTQQTTKPIEKYHTKRPETPRRQPRDDDKIIYFLPPRPTQIAEIPGQVEHLHHVFEDRRQQNSDTLSILKQEEHAIKTILEKNVSEQRHLNKNQQAIHDISRRLQSIHHEAGQLLKPAPNDVIVRNRLDYLHDVPRNASKTRHKRI; via the exons ATGTCGCTGGAAAACCGTATTATTCATGCCGTTCTGGACAAACATGAAGGATTTCTTCGCCGTCACCTCGTCCTCTCATCAGCTGCCATAGACAAGCTCAGACAAAGGGTCATTATCACAAACAGCACCAGAGATAGACTGGTCAAG GTTTCCCCCGACATTCAGATCACGCTTCTGATGGACATCCTTCGTCGTCGGGGAATCCGGACGCTGGCCAAATTTTTATCCATCCTTAAGGAGTCGCTGGACGGGTGGATTGCAGACAAGATATTGTGTACAGATTTACGGTTCCTAGGCGGGTACATCCCAGCAGACGACAGGACACTCGCTGATTACATCATCAGGGTGTGTGGACCTCCAACTCCGGAACCGGAAGTAGAACCGAAAGAAGACCCACCAACTCAGCAGACGACAAAACCCATAGAGAAATATCACACGAAAAGACCCGAAACACCACGAAGGCAACCAAGAGATGACGACAAAATCATATATTTCCTTCCGCCCAGGCCTACACAAATAGCAGAGATCCCGGGCCAGGTTGAACATTTACACCATGTGTTTGAGGACCGAAGACAACAGAATAGCGACACTTTGTCCATTCTGAAGCAAGAGGAACACGCCATAAAAACTATTCTGGAGAAAAACGTCTCAGAGCAGCGCCACCTCAACAAGAATCAGCAGGCTATCCACGACATTAGCAGACGACTTCAGTCCATTCATCACGAGGCGGGGCAACTTCTGAAACCAGCGCCCAATGACGTCATAGTCAGAAACAGACTGGACTATTTACATGATGTTCCTAGGAACGCGAGTAAGACTAGACATAAAAGGATTTGA
- the LOC125659174 gene encoding extracellular tyrosine-protein kinase PKDCC-like — protein MTRRGLVRCTMLFLPLVLYLYFSVVFELMANVSEEDAVHKEITHTALASKTTISYFRKTKPVDTSFREKTLRYQRRNDSDSVNPCEGYKTKCLYKNALFTCENINQIELREKIGHGVTKQAFLGFYRGENVVVKMVTRHQKEARECLDGLSGSARSDGFKRSRCFIFPTMKLMKEILLLQQLQHEGFLRLLGYCVRSEESDSTDLTEHGVVAVYEKGTSISVAKLTDLPVRDKILQSLHLISFFQYLANSPLGSLRIRDFKIDHFLMVNSTIKMIDLDDVDNLEPSCDAYSVESNTRRHPCRYGISCEMGLCQGHNAKRNLERASELFFRHLLSPDAFPRKCFQLLQDINQSLRELSLNYNGIRRSLTKLLNSVINLH, from the coding sequence ATGACACGGCGAGGACTCGTGCGATGTACGATGCTATTTCTGCCGCTCGTTCTCTACTTGTACTTTTCCGTAGTGTTCGAGCTCATGGCCAATGTGTCGGAGGAGGACGCTGTTCACAAAGAGATAACACACACAGCTCTCGCCTCCAAAACGACTATTTCTTATTTCCGAAAGACTAAACCGGTTGACACAAGTTTTCGTGAAAAAACGTTACGATATCAACGTAGAAATGACAGTGATTCTGTGAACCCTTGTGAGGGATATAAAACGAAATGTCTATACAAGAATGCACTTTTCACGTGCGAAAATATCAATCAGATTGAACTCCGTGAGAAAATAGGACACGGTGTCACAAAGCAGGCGTTTCTCGGGTTTTACAGAGGAGAGAATGTGGTAGTTAAAATGGTGACACGTCACCAGAAAGAGGCTCGGGAGTGTTTGGATGGGTTGTCGGGTAGTGCTCGATCAGACGGGTTTAAACGGTCAAGGTGCTTTATATTTCCAacaatgaaattaatgaaagaAATTCTATTACttcaacaactacaacatgAAGGATTTCTGAGATTACTGGGATACTGTGTACGGAGCGAGGAGTCGGACAGCACGGACCTGACAGAACACGGTGTGGTCGCAGTGTATGAAAAAGGAACGAGTATCTCTGTAGCAAAATTAACAGACCTCCCCGTGCGGGATAAAATTCTCCAATCTCTGCAtctgatttcattttttcagtATTTGGCAAATTCACCGCTAGGGTCATTGAGGATAAGAGACTTCAAAATAGACCATTTTCTGATGGTGAATTCTACTATAAAGATGATTGATTTAGATGACGTAGACAACTTAGAACCATCGTGTGACGCGTACTCCGTGGAGAGCAACACGCGGCGACATCCCTGCAGATACGGGATCAGCTGTGAGATGGGgttatgtcaaggtcacaacgCCAAACGCAACTTGGAGCGGGCGAGCGAATTATTCTTCAGGCATCTCCTCTCCCCTGATGCCTTTCCAAGAAAGTGTTTTCAACTGCTACAGGACATTAATCAGAGTCTGCGCGAATTGTCATTGAATTATAACGGTATACGAAGATCACTGACGAAATTATTGAACTCTGTCATTAATCTGCATTAA